The Vigna unguiculata cultivar IT97K-499-35 chromosome 1, ASM411807v1, whole genome shotgun sequence nucleotide sequence TGGACTTTAGCCATGCCAAACAAGGCCTTCCTTTTGGCATATTTATATGCAGCAACTGCATCACCTTCATGTAGAAAGCACACCTGAGCTGAGCCACCGTCGAAAAAGACTCTTGTTCTAAAGGAATCTACTGAACCAAATACACTAAACTTTTTTACTAACTCTTCCTTGGGTGGAAAGTTGAAATCCTTGGGGAACTTCATGTGAAGAGTTTTACAAGAATAGGGGACATGCGTTCTTGATAACTGTCCAACTTCTGAATTGGATATCGAACAAGAAGCAACACCTTGGAAGCGATCCTTATCCTCTACCAAACAACCCTCAGAAAATAATTCCGTTCCTGCAGACTTTTCTGACCTGCGAGTTGTTGTAACACTATTGCAAATCATTTGCAGACTTTCCTGGTAAAGGAATGAGTCAGATCCTAGAATACCTTTACCTTTTGCTGCACTGGCATCAACCTCCCACATATCAGAATGGAAGTCAAACACCGAGTTAGACAATGATTCACAGTATTGACTTCTTGAAGAATCCACTTTCTGAACCTTGTCAGTGAAGTTCATATGTGTGTCACAAACGTGCGTTGAGGCCTCACTGTCTTTCTGGATATTTCCTTCTGGTTCAAGCATCTTAATGTCTGAGATCCTTGGTCTGGTATGTTTTGGAATGTATGCATCCCCTTCACTTTCTTGAACTCCACTAATTTGAGGAAAAACATGACATGAAGCTGAGTTACCTAGTCGCCTTCTTTTCCTGTTAAGGTATATAATGATGTCTTTGTCGGGCAATCTCCAGCAAAGCTCATGGCCATTGTCTTCTCTTTCATCAATATAGTTTCTCAAATGAATCATAAAATTGGAAGGAACTAAGATGTGAGTTTTACTCATAGTATCAAAGTTTTCAAAGCAGATGTCAACTAAGCCACGGTCTGATATCTTTTTGAATTCCAGAAGGCTCTGCCTTGAAGATTTTAGTCTTTCTAGCACCATGTAAAGTGGATCTAAAGAAGGACAGTCTATAAAAGTCTCTGAAATAATCGGATGTCTATTCTTAAACAAGTGTGCAGTACTTACTTCCCAAACTGGAACCGTTGAGTTCAATATCTTCAAAGCACCAAGAACTTTCTTTGACTGTTGGTTTTTGGGTACGATCTGACATTTTGCCTGGGATTCCAAAGCAACAGATTCTTGAGTAACTAAATGCGTCTTCTGACCCAAAATTGAACTTGGAACCATCTTCACATTATCACCTATGAAAAGCATATTGAAAAACATGACATTGGAGTAACACATAACAACAAAACTGGAAAATCCAACATAGTTATCTGAACAGAAGTTTCTAAATTCAAGATGCCATTCACCAATGGGACCAGCAGCTTAGTTATGTCAAGAAAAATGGTAAACCTTAACTTATCAAGGCGTATACATATTACAATACTGTCTTCTCAACTCACAACAACAATCAATAGAATTACTTTGAGAAGTCATCAATTTACAGCCAGAAACCTGGCTCATGCATCCATAGCTTAGTCCAAAATACAACAGAATAACACAGAAATTGGAGCTAAAATCAACaactataaaattttcaaaaataaaataaaccaaaattgAAACAAACCCTGCCACGAAAGTTTAGTTTCATACATTCCTTCTAACACAATCtataaaaatttgttgaaaattacaaaatcagAAGAGTAAACAATCTAAAGCAAAATTATAGTGACACTcttgattttttctttattataaaaatcGATTTTTTACATGCACCCTTTTAAAGTATAGTTTGACCAAGAACTATTAAAATACTGATACAAGGTTGAAACAGAATATGGTATTAACCCTAATAGAACTACCTGCGATTTTAGTTTGTTTGTAGAGTTTCTTGTGCTTCAAAGAATAACAGCTCCGAAAAGCGTGAACCTGAGCAACGACTCTAATAGCACGGGCGAAAGAGGGGAGTTCGACCGACGGCGAAACGGCGGCGTCCAAAACAAAGCCCAAAACCTCAGTCGGGTCAAACACGGAAGAACAGTCCAGTCCGTTGAGGCCCGTCAGACACCGACAACGCAGTCCGGAAACAATGCTCAGGCCGAAGAAGCGTAGCGCGGAATGAAGCTGCGGCAAATCAACTTCGCCGCGCTTAGCAACAAAGGGGAACGCTTCCTCGAAGGGGAGAATCTGGGGGTGGGGGATGTAGGAGGAGGGGAAAACGGCGTCGTTTTGTGTGTAGGAGAAGGAGAAGCTGACATTGACGCCAAGGTTGTCAGAAGAAAGAACCAATGCAGGAAGCCATTTGAGAGGGTAGAAGGGGAATCTGACCCACACCATGTCTcctttcttcatcttcttcttctgcaCACTCTGCATTGCAAACAAACGCTTCCTTAGTTTTCTGGAATCAAGCAAGAAGCTTGAGAATGATGATTATCTCTGTGATGAACCAGCTTTTAGGTTATGCCTCTGAATTCTGGGGAATTTTCGCGCCATAAAAAGATTTTGAAATGTTTTGTGAAATACTTGGttgatttaaaagttaaaatagcAATGTGAAATACTTCTCTGGTGCACCATGGCCATTTCCAAcgataatttatgatataattggATCCAAAAAAGGGCAGGTCCAGAGAGTCACATTTTTCATAGTCAAAAACACTTACACTTGATTTAGAACCAAACATCCTATGGCGTGCTTATCTTTCTTGAAGAAGTTCCCTCCCTGACCAGTATACGTTATAACATCAATATCCTAAGCATCATCAccaaagtcccacatcgatAGAAATTGagagttaaattatatttataaagatcTAGACAAGGTTCGGTTCCAACTTTGGATTAAGAGGTGATGTGATTGGGTCTCTGCTTCTTGCTGGGCCTAGGAAAGTCCCCGGGCTCATGCTGCAGAAATGCAGGCCCTGGAGAGGGCAACTGCGAGCTGGAACTTGCCTTGAGTGCCTTTGGGCCAAGGGGCTGAGACATGTGTGGAGCCCATGCTTGTTCCACCGTAGTAATTGGCCAACTTCACAGTCATATACACATGGTCATCCTATGACTAACAGAACGGGGCTTACTCCTTCTTAATCCTAATTTTattagtctttttaattttctttttaatactattatttagtatatatatatatataaaggataaattatataatatataaatggatgtgctacattttttttattataatcaaatttgattttttttaaatacattaatCTTAATATTCTTATAATGAAAGATGACTAccgatataaaataaaatattatgttgaaCATTagtaacgaaaaaaaaaattaaaataatctaaaaaatgtaattatacactctacttttttttacattacaGTGATacatatactttattttaatatatatatatatatatatatatatatatatatatatatatgtgtgtgtgtgtgtgtgtgaaactATCAGAAGAAAAAATGTTGAGCTATAATGCAACagcttttatattttctttaattagaaATAATGCATCTTAAAATTAGAAGACACTAATAAAACAAAACCCAACTTCGAAAATTTTAAGGAAAAACACATTTTACCATGTAATAATTCTTCTTTGTTCTCTTTCTCAAGAAACCATATAATTCTAATAACActcattatttcttttaaccTATTCATATCAcattattatattgtaaaaataaaaagttgctGACGCGTCTCAGCCATCAAAATATACatatctataatttttatttcaacatCACTTTCTAGTAGAAAGTTTCTACTTTACTGAAATAGAAGAcgtaaatcatatttaaaagttttattgtgTGACATTAACACGTTCTAATacaattcatttaattaaaaataagatataaatttAAGATCTTTATCATCGCGGTTGCtctaacattttaatatttaaaatgttgttgatttcttttaataatgtttgacatcagtaaatatttaaaactgacctataatgttatttattgtgtattttatatatagatttaaaatgattttatatgcgaaataattaattaatcaaagaaAGTTTGAAACTTGGAGTAATGgacattttctttttaacttattattaatttcttttttaataaagaataaacaAGTGTTTTCATAATTTGTATTGTcactattattaaaatatatatggtaAATGAGGTTGGAATTTGTAACAAGCGCCATGAGTTCATAAGTAGATTAAGTctaacttataaaattatttagaaatgtGGTATTTACATTCTCTTATATATAATTAGACATATATTTAGTTGAtacaaagtttttaataaatttcatcatGAAGATTGAATATACTAATTATAgctataaaagaaattacatattgttttttcaaattatctctcaaaaattaaattaaatctaaaatttctagttacttttttttttaaatcaaattattgagtctctcaaaaattaaatcaaatctaaaatttttagttatttttcttaaatataaataattatgttgtGTATAAGAAATTtatctttcatcttattttttaattttgttttgataaattataaaaaaaataattgatcaagCAAGATCTGCATTTTATTCTTAacaaagattgacataatttaaacatgattgataaattatttaaatttggatAATTAAGaacatttacaataaaatagtGACGTTGAATTTTCaaatcttaaatataatattggaAACTTAGTTACAAAAATTGCTTAATAAATGTTGTTATCTATCTTTATGTTTTCAAATTCAAtcattgttttagttttatatggGAATTTTTCGGAGAGACTAAGCCCCCTTATAGACTAAGAAAGCTTCGCCCGAGCCACACCAGGTTCTGGAGCTTGCCGCCACTCATCTATGGATGATCGGTGTCATTGCCACTATGGTGCTCGTGATTGAGATCGTCGCTGGTGCGGATGAGGACCTCgcaatttcttttcttcttcgtTTTTTTCAACGTGCACGAGAGAGTGCCCTAATCGTGACTCTCACGATTACATGTTGTAGTAGCTGACAAAATCACGAACCAAAAAGACTTCCCGAGGCGTATAGATTCATTGCCTTTAAGGACTTATCTGTGATGTAGTGTGCAAGCTccccaagatacaacaaaaACTTCTTAGAATTTTCGAGAATCTCATAAACTAGCAAGATAACTCTTAGATTAGAGTAGGTATAACCACgatataagaaaagaaataagaaaagaaagaatataagAAAAGGAGAGATGagaaaaaattgtgttttggaaGAGGATTTAAGCACAACATTCGCTCCAATGCCAACTTCAGCCGATGTACGTCCTCGTCTTAATCAGAGCCACCAGTGAttgtttctctttcttctctgtttCGGGCTGGGGTGTAATGGATGATGGAATGGGTTGTTGGTTCCTTAGTATTTGATTATGGTGATGTTATGTAGGTGAATAACATTGACGAAGGGAGACGTGGAGATGATTCAGTTGGGAGTGAAAGTGATATGGCTAGACAAAGATGAAGGTATTTAGGGATGAAAATGGTGGTTTTGGATGTTCTGTGAAGTGTAGGGGTGATGGAAGCTCATGTGTTGTTGGCTGCTTATAGGGAATATTAGAGAAcaaagatgaagaaaatatgtttttgatctcaagttttagtaaattttgaaattagtctctcttcaaaactttatatcaatttagtcatctatctttagaaatacgtggatttagtccttcttaccaaattttgttaagtttatttaacattttaaatgttttttatgataatatttgagttaacattgaagcaaaaatatgtcaaacgatgtaaacaattcaaatactactatcatgaaatgtgcttgaaacatcatataaacttaacaaaatttggttaatatgactaaattcatacatgtttaaagataaaagactaaattggccaaaatttttgaagaatgactaatttcaaatttcattgaaacttgagggaccaaaaacatatttaatccttaaataaattaattgttaaaagtaaaaaagattttagaataagttaaacaatttataaaataataaataaaattaaaaaaataaaatatgtgtacAAAAATGTTCTTAAAATAactgttaaaaataaaagaaatttttaaaacaataattaaaaataaaataattaatttttaaaataataattaaaaataaaattgaaaaaatataaaaataaaagaaagaattttctttatatactgctataaattaacacaaatacatgtataaaatttttatgtccaatttttaaatatttatattatattataagttaataacatatttaaattgattaaaaagataaaaacagtAAGAACATAAGAAgtgtaagaccctagaaaatgacgttttaaaagtgatagtggtttaaaaatagtgagactcgattattttaatattaaaaggttatagtataaatagaattgttataaacgagtttcattattttaaaacacatcatctctctagaaaccacttttctagagt carries:
- the LOC114163378 gene encoding uncharacterized protein LOC114163378, producing the protein MFGSKSSSVQKKKMKKGDMVWVRFPFYPLKWLPALVLSSDNLGVNVSFSFSYTQNDAVFPSSYIPHPQILPFEEAFPFVAKRGEVDLPQLHSALRFFGLSIVSGLRCRCLTGLNGLDCSSVFDPTEVLGFVLDAAVSPSVELPSFARAIRVVAQVHAFRSCYSLKHKKLYKQTKIAGDNVKMVPSSILGQKTHLVTQESVALESQAKCQIVPKNQQSKKVLGALKILNSTVPVWEVSTAHLFKNRHPIISETFIDCPSLDPLYMVLERLKSSRQSLLEFKKISDRGLVDICFENFDTMSKTHILVPSNFMIHLRNYIDEREDNGHELCWRLPDKDIIIYLNRKRRRLGNSASCHVFPQISGVQESEGDAYIPKHTRPRISDIKMLEPEGNIQKDSEASTHVCDTHMNFTDKVQKVDSSRSQYCESLSNSVFDFHSDMWEVDASAAKGKGILGSDSFLYQESLQMICNSVTTTRRSEKSAGTELFSEGCLVEDKDRFQGVASCSISNSEVGQLSRTHVPYSCKTLHMKFPKDFNFPPKEELVKKFSVFGSVDSFRTRVFFDGGSAQVCFLHEGDAVAAYKYAKRKALFGMAKVQFWLDPFEYKRRGFQRFAHVPPLKSCLRNSNALRKESIKKERRVRFECSAHVPPVASKQTVPPLKSCLKSSNTLGNESRKKKTQSTIHNSDLVDMDLLNEEFHNVFN